The following is a genomic window from Hemibagrus wyckioides isolate EC202008001 linkage group LG22, SWU_Hwy_1.0, whole genome shotgun sequence.
ttatgtttcatttttttaagaCATATTTTTAATGAAGTATCCAGAATGAAATGTTAGCAGTTCTATTTTAAgaagaatatatttttaatttaaaaaatatatacactcctttttttctgtgttttacaTTATCATTTAGGACAGTGTGTGGCGATGAAATActtgatgaaatatttaaataagcTATAAAATAGCTTTGTAATGCATTTGTATAGATTTTGTTAATTAGCTGCTGTAGTACTAATATTtatctgtgtgtgcgcgtgtgtggaCATTGTGGGCACAGTGTAACCAGTAGGGGGCAGTCAGAGTACCTTTGTCCCAGAGCACCTGTATGATTCttaattatttgattatataattaaatacactacagtgtgtgtgtattgtgtgcatTATGTATTAGAAGCTTGTAACCGCTTTTAAATTTGTTGTTATGGAAACCGATTCACTAGCTTTGCTTGCTATAATGATTCAGTGAAGTAATTCAATTATTTTGAAATGACTGAGTCTTGGTGCAGGAGTCGCTGCCTAATGAAAATATTGTAAGGTGGTGTTCCTAAATAGAAGGTAGAGTGACTCTCTACCAGAGTCACTCAATTAAGATCAAGGTCAAGATCAATTAAAGAACAACCACCATCACAAATGTCCTCTTAAAACATGGCAACGAGTCGCCTAAAAAGTCAGACAAGTTatctgactcactgaatcactactGGTTACAGATAAGAATCAATTCATTATACACACagcttttccagtttgtctggTAACGCTTGACACATACTATGACCTGCACATActatgctgtaaatgtaaatatactttCCCAGTGGATCTGATggtagattttattttgttttgttttttctctattttatgATAGATATTCTATTGAAGCTGCAAGAATGGGAAACTTTTCACCAAATGTTACAAAATGCTTTCGGAGTTTCAAGTCAcagagcattttatttaatggATATGATCACCATAGTGAAAATAGTAAGaaattgtatattatttattatattttacagtATTATTACTGGTACATATTTTACCTTACATGCCACTCCAAaaatgcttctttctttctttctttctttctttctttctttctttctttctttctttctttctttctttcttttactattaaacactgacattaataTTATCCATGTCTATTATCCATAGCTACATGTACATATGCTACAGATTCTACGCACAGTCTCTAACAGGTTTATGTCAGAACATCTTGTTTCCCTACTCATTAAACTGGTTTTGTGTCGTTCCACTCCTACATgttctcttttttgttttactttgtaAGTGGCCCATAATCACAGGATCACACAGGAGACACAtcatctgctctgctctgtgtcTTCAGTTAATTCTCTTCTGCCAAATGTTTTGATAAAAAACCGAACTGAGGTAAGCACAAGCTCATAAACCCATCATAAATGAAAATTGCAGGTGTTTTCTTTTATACTGTGATGTATTTCTGAGTGAAACTGAGTAAAGCCCTGCGGCTCGGCTTTATAGTGAAATGTGGAGAGGCTGTGAAATAAGTAAGACTGTGCTGCTATTAAATTATATTCCTTCACATGTAGGGAAGAGTAAGTATCATATGTTGGAGTATTTCCTTTTATTAATGGCAGAAAAAATTCAAAATGGGGTAAGGTTATGAATTTCCATAGTCTACAGGCTCAGTCCTAACACTTACTGAATGGACCTCAGTCGTTCCTCACTGAAAATCCTGCTGTTCCTCATCACTGCTTGTCCTCAGACATCTGCAGGTGGGTTTTTATTAttcaatttttaatatttaaatgaaaatgctgGCTTTTGTACATAGAGAACACATTTAAACCACAGAGAAAAGCTTGTTTTGGTGTAGATATGGATGAATAAAAGCTattgtaacgtctgggacccccgccctatgcggggctcgaccccagacgcccgtggtgtgtgtgcgcacgccagcacgcggtgtaatgagacccatgcgcaggattcagcgaagcactgcttttattacatttaagacgcgacatagggaaacaaacgtaacactagacatggcgtggttaactaaactaaactaaacctagaccttagcttggacatggcaCTTAAACAAAagcccaacagaaaccacggtacagataacaatcatggacaaggacacaaacacaaggatccctatttataggggtagacattagggctaatgggatacaggtgacacaatcaggataggaccaataggaagggcgtaacaaaagacacacaaagaagcaggcttccaaggttcacctgccagcgccctctctgggcctggcagggaactgtccagctgttcctgacagctattgccatggaaacaatttaataataggatgagttcattaatataaacctgtgattttcagctgcatttctgtcagagctgctggtatagagaattaatcaacaccttctgaccaatcaggattcaGATCTCAGCAGCACTGTAGGATATGTTTTAATGactgtttaataaaacacatcTCTATATGAACACACTGTTTCATTCTCATAATTGTAGTGATTCCCCACAGTACAGTGGGATGAAGAGTGAAAAAGAGCAAATTAATAAAATCAGATGTGATAGTTTTATTGATATCCTCTATCCGGTGTTGCTCAGAAGAGTTCAGTTCTCTTTTCAGTCTGCTTCCTTTCAAGGTTTTATTTTCTCACACAGTTGTTCCTTATCACTGTTGTCTTTTTCTCGGAATCTAAATCTTCAGCCAGATTTTTGTTGTGATGTTTCAACAGTCAGACACTCTCTGCAGTATCTCTACACTGCTGTCACACCAGGAATTAATTTCCCAGAGTTCACTGCTGTGGGTCTGGTGGATGGAGGACAGATTGTGTACTATGACAGTAACATCAGGAAGATGATCCCAAGGGTTGAATGGATACCGAAGATCAGTGATTATGATTACTGGAACATAGAGACGGAGAGTACATTGAGTGACCAGAAAGATCTCCATCATCTGTTGCACACTGTAATGAAAAGCTTTAATCACACTAAAGGTGAAGATGAACGTAAAATTAAAATGCTTAGTAACAGTCAGAGACAAAGCTGTATATAAGTATCAGATTCAtcacacaatgtgtgtgtgtgtgtgtgtgtgtgtaggacttcATACACTCCAGAGAATGTTCGGCTGTGAGCTTAATTTTGACTGGACTGTTAGAGGATACAATCAGTTCGGTTATGATGGAGAAGATTTCATCAGTCTGGATCTGAAAACTGGAACCTGGACTGCAGCTAAACCTCAAGCTAAGATCATCAAGAAGAAGTGGGATAATGATCCTGGTTATACTGTACACTGGAAGAACTACCTGGAGAACATCTGTATCGAATGGTTAAAGATGTACATGTTTTACAGCAGAGAGAGGAATGG
Proteins encoded in this region:
- the LOC131343402 gene encoding BOLA class I histocompatibility antigen, alpha chain BL3-7-like, with translation MDLSRSSLKILLFLITACPQTSAVRHSLQYLYTAVTPGINFPEFTAVGLVDGGQIVYYDSNIRKMIPRVEWIPKISDYDYWNIETESTLSDQKDLHHLLHTVMKSFNHTKGLHTLQRMFGCELNFDWTVRGYNQFGYDGEDFISLDLKTGTWTAAKPQAKIIKKKWDNDPGYTVHWKNYLENICIEWLKMYMFYSRERNDPPTASVIQKHSPSPEVVCHATGFFPKAVNIFWRKDGRLVYKNVEFRDTLPNQDGSFQKRSILKVPAEDLQKHTYTCVIQHSSLKEELVLEVPKGGGLMPIIVGVLVALVDLVAVVAGIMVWKKKNSGFKPAPPSEGESSSDKSD